One window of Desulfovibrio subterraneus genomic DNA carries:
- the ispG gene encoding flavodoxin-dependent (E)-4-hydroxy-3-methylbut-2-enyl-diphosphate synthase produces the protein MQQQDVRMPIERRKTREIRVGDVRIGGDNPVVVQSMTNTDTRDVEATVEQIRQLAEAGCEIARVAVLNEGAAWAIGQIRQQVSIPLIADIHFDHRLAVMSLEAGADALRINPGNIGGRKNVDAVVDAARAHNASIRVGVNSGSVEKALLDKFGGPTPEAMVESALGHVRMLEERNFFETKISLKSSSVLHTIDAYCLLAGRCDYPLHIGVTEAGTLMRGAVKSSVGLGILLWQGIGDTLRISLTDDPVKEMSVAWELLRALGLRYRGPEIISCPTCGRTEIGLINLAEEVERRLEGVTDSFKVAVMGCVVNGPGEAREADIGVAGGRDKGIIFRKGEIVRTVKGGAKLLEAFMEELDSFLAERKKG, from the coding sequence ATACAGCAGCAGGACGTACGAATGCCTATAGAACGCAGAAAGACTCGCGAGATTCGGGTGGGGGATGTCCGCATCGGCGGTGATAACCCTGTTGTCGTGCAAAGTATGACCAATACGGACACGCGTGATGTGGAGGCCACTGTCGAGCAGATTCGTCAGCTGGCGGAAGCAGGGTGCGAGATTGCCCGTGTGGCGGTGCTGAACGAAGGCGCGGCCTGGGCCATAGGGCAGATACGGCAGCAGGTTTCCATTCCGCTCATTGCCGATATCCATTTTGATCATCGTCTTGCGGTGATGTCGCTTGAGGCGGGGGCGGATGCCCTGCGTATCAATCCCGGCAACATCGGCGGCAGAAAGAATGTGGATGCGGTGGTTGACGCCGCCCGCGCTCACAACGCCTCCATCCGTGTGGGCGTGAACAGCGGCTCGGTGGAAAAGGCATTGCTCGACAAGTTCGGCGGTCCCACGCCGGAAGCCATGGTGGAAAGTGCCCTCGGACATGTGCGCATGCTTGAAGAGCGTAACTTTTTCGAAACCAAAATTTCCCTCAAGTCCTCTTCGGTGCTGCATACCATAGACGCCTACTGCCTTCTTGCCGGACGCTGCGACTATCCGCTGCATATCGGCGTGACCGAGGCAGGCACGCTCATGCGTGGTGCCGTCAAGTCTTCCGTGGGGCTGGGCATATTGCTCTGGCAGGGCATTGGTGATACTTTGCGTATCTCCCTGACGGACGATCCAGTTAAGGAAATGTCTGTGGCCTGGGAGCTGCTGCGGGCGCTCGGTCTGCGCTACCGCGGGCCGGAAATCATCTCGTGCCCCACCTGCGGCAGGACGGAAATCGGACTCATCAATCTTGCGGAAGAAGTGGAACGTCGTCTCGAAGGCGTGACCGACTCGTTCAAGGTCGCTGTCATGGGCTGTGTGGTAAACGGTCCGGGCGAAGCGCGTGAAGCGGATATCGGTGTTGCCGGAGGACGCGACAAGGGCATTATCTTCCGCAAGGGAGAGATAGTGAGAACGGTGAAAGGCGGTGCCAAGCTGCTGGAAGCCTTCATGGAAGAACTAGATTCGTTCCTTGCTGA